From Pan paniscus chromosome 9, NHGRI_mPanPan1-v2.0_pri, whole genome shotgun sequence, the proteins below share one genomic window:
- the NLRP6 gene encoding NACHT, LRR and PYD domains-containing protein 6, with amino-acid sequence MPPSGHVTCPGVWKDRSRKGGAGEEGAPQSSDQRRPVPTSPSEGEEHQDAPTRVRGRGREKSGVTPRCPLPPPHGSRRCLARDSLRPCPRWVLRRQSRGRAGVTRGPLPGDPRPPASSTGPRLAVARELLLAALEELSQEQLKRFRHKLRDVGPDGRSIPWGRLERADAVDLAEQLAQFYGPEPALEVARKTLKRADARDVAAQLQEQRLQRLGLGSGTLLSVSEYKKKYREHVLQLHARVKERNARSVKITKRFTKLLIAPESAAPEEEALGPAEEPEPGRARRSDTHTFNRLFRRDEEGRRPLTVVLQGPAGIGKTMAAKKILYDWAAGKLYQGQVDFAFFLPCGELLERPGTRSLADLILDQCPDRGAPVPQMLAQPQRLLFILDGADELPALGGPEAAPCTDPFEAASGARVLGGLLSKALLPTALLLVTTRAAAPGRLQGRLCSPQCAEVRGFSDKDKKKYFYKFFRDDRRAERAYRFVKENETLFALCFVPFVCWIVCTVLRQQLELGRDLSRTSKTTTSVYLLFITSVLSSAPVADGPRLQGDLRNLCRLAREGVLGRRAQFAEKELEQLELRGSKVQTLFLSKKELPGVLETEVTYQFIDQSFQEFLAALSYLLEDGGVPRTAAGGVGTLLRGDTQPHSHLVLTTRFLFGLLSAERMRDIERHFGCMVSERVKQEALRWVQGQGQGCPGVAPEVTEGAKGLEDTEEPEEEEGEEPNYPLELLYCLYETQEDAFVRQALCGLPELALQRVRFCRMDVAVLSYCVRCCPAGQALRLISCRLVAAQEKKKKSLGKRLQASLGGSSSRGTTKQLPASLLHPLFQAMTDPLCHLSSLTLSHCKLPDAVCRDLSEALRAAPALTELGLLHNRLSEAGLRMLSEGLAWPQCRVQTVRVQLPDPQRGLQYLVSVLRQSPALTTLDLSGCQLPAPMVTYLCAVLQHQGCGLQTLSLASVELSEQSLQELQAVKRAKPDLVITHPALDGHPQPPKELISTF; translated from the exons ATGCCTCCCTCGGGGCATGTGACCTGTCCTGGGGTGTGGAAGGACAGAAGCAGAAAGGGAGGTGCAGGGGAGGAAGGTGCCCCCCAGAGCTCAGATCAGCGGCGGCCAGTGCCCACTTCACCCTCAGAGGGCGAAGAACACCAAGACGCCCCGACCCGGGTCCGGGGACGGGGGAGGGAAAAGTCTGGGGTCACTCCCCgttgccccctccccccaccccatggatCCAGACGATGCTTGGCCCGGGACTCCCTGAGGCCCTGCCCGCGGTGGGTTCTCCGGCGCCAGAGTCGGGGGCGGGCGGGGGTCACCCGAGGGCCGCTCCCCGGTGACCCGCGCCCGCCCGCCTCCAGCACGGGGCCGCGCCTCGCGGTGGCCCGCGAGCTGCTCCTGGCTGCGCTGGAGGAACTGAGCCAAGAGCAGCTGAAGCGCTTCCGCCACAAGCTGCGCGACGTGGGCCCGGACGGACGCAGCATCCCGTGGGGGCGGCTGGAGCGCGCGGACGCCGTGGACCTCGCGGAGCAGCTGGCCCAGTTCTACGGCCCGGAGCCTGCGCTGGAGGTGGCCCGCAAGACCCTCAAGAGGGCGGACGCGCGCGACGTGGCGGCGCAGCTCCAGGAGCAGCGGCTGCAGC GGCTCGGCCTCGGCTCCGGGACGCTGCTCTCCGTGTCCG AGTACAAGAAGAAGTACCGGGAGCACGTGCTGCAGCTGCACGCTCGGGTGAAGGAGAGGAACGCCCGCTCCGTGAAGATCACCAAGCGCTTCACCAAGCTGCTCATCGCGCCCGAGAGCGCCGCCCCGGAGGAGGAGGCGCTGGGCCCCGCGGAAGAGCCCGAGCCGGGGCGCGCGCGGCGCTCGGACACGCACACTTTCAACCGCCTCTTCCGCCGCGACGAGGAGGGCCGGCGGCCGCTGACCGTGGTGCTGCAGGGCCCGGCGGGCATCGGCAAGACCATGGCGGCCAAAAAGATCCTGTACGACTGGGCGGCGGGCAAGCTGTACCAGGGCCAGGTGGACTTCGCCTTCTTCCTGCCCTGCGGCGAGCTGCTGGAGAGGCCGGGCACGCGCAGCCTGGCTGACCTGATCCTGGACCAGTGCCCCGACCGCGGCGCGCCGGTGCCGCAGATGCTGGCCCAGCCGCAGCGGCTGCTCTTCATCCTGGACGGCGCGGACGAGCTGCCGGCGCTGGGGGGCCCCGAGGCCGCGCCCTGCACAGACCCCTTCGAGGCGGCGAGCGGCGCGCGGGTGCTAGGCGGGCTGCTGAGTAAGGCGCTGCTGCCCACGGCCCTCCTGCTGGTGACCACGCGCGCCGCCGCCCCCGGGAGGCTGCAGGGCCGCCTGTGTTCCCCGCAGTGCGCCGAGGTGCGCGGCTTCTCCGATAAGGACAAGAAGAAGTATTTCTACAAGTTCTTCCGGGACGACAGGAGGGCCGAGCGCGCCTACCGCTTCGTGAAGGAGAACGAGACGCTGTTCGCGCTGTGCTTCGTGCCCTTCGTGTGCTGGATCGTGTGCACCGTGCTGCGCCAGCAGCTGGAGCTCGGTCGGGACCTGTCGCGCACGTCCAAGACCACCACGTCAGTGTACCTGCTTTTCATCACCAGCGTGCTGAGCTCGGCTCCGGTAGCCGACGGGCCCCGGTTGCAGGGCGACCTGCGCAATCTGTGCCGCCTGGCCCGCGAGGGCGTCCTCGGACGCAGGGCGCAGTTTGCCGAGAAGGAACTGGAGCAACTGGAGCTTCGTGGCTCCAAAGTCCAGACGCTGTTTCTCAGCAAAAAGGAGCTGCCGGGCGTGCTGGAGACAGAGGTCACCTACCAGTTCATCGACCAGAGCTTCCAGGAGTTCCTCGCGGCACTGTCCTACCTGCTGGAGGACGGCGGGGTGCCCAGGACGGCGGCTGGCGGCGTTGGGACACTCCTGCGTGGGGACACCCAGCCGCACAGCCACTTGGTGCTCACCACGCGCTTCCTCTTCGGACTGCTGAGCGCGGAGCGGATGCGCGACATCGAGCGCCACTTCGGCTGCATGGTCTCAGAGCGTGTGAAGCAGGAGGCCCTGCGGTGGGtgcagggacagggacagggctGCCCCGGAGTGGCACCAGAGGTGACCGAGGGGGCCAAAGGGCTCGAGGACACCGAAGagccagaggaggaggagggagaggagcccAACTACCCACTGGAGTTGCTGTACTGCCTGTACGAGACGCAGGAGGACGCGTTTGTGCGCCAAGCCCTGTGCGGGCTCCCGGAGCTAGCGCTGCAGCGAGTGCGCTTCTGCCGCATGGACGTGGCTGTTCTGAGCTACTGCGTGAGGTGCTGCCCTGCTGGACAGGCACTGCGGCTGATCAGCTGCAGACTGGTTGCTGcgcaggagaagaagaagaagagcctGGGGAAGCggctccaggccagcctgggtggcagcag TTCTCGAGGCACCACAAAACAACTGCCAGCCTCCCTTCTTCATCCACTCTTTCAGGCAATGACTGACCCACTGTGCCATCTGAGCAGCCTCAC GCTGTCCCACTGCAAACTCCCTGACGCAGTCTGCCGAGACCTTTCTGAGGCCCTGAGGGCAGCCCCCGCGCTGACGGAGCTGGGCCTCCTCCACAACAGGCTCAGTGAGGCAGGACTGCGTATGCTGAGTGAGGGCCTAGCCTGGCCGCAGTGCAGGGTGCAGACGGTCAG GGTACAGCTGCCTGACCCCCAGCGAGGGCTCCAGTACCTGGTGAGTGTGCTTCGGCAGAGCCCCGCCCTGACCACCCTGGATCTCAGCGGCTGCCAACTGCCCGCCCCCATGGTGACCTACCTGTGTGCAGTCCTGCAGCACCAGGGATGCGGCCTGCAGACCCTCag TCTGGCCTCTGTGGAGCTGAGCGAGCAGTCACTACAGGAGCTTCAGGCTGTGAAGAGAGCAAAGCCGGATCTGGTCATCACACACCCAGCGCTGGACGGCCACCCACAACCTCCCAAGGAACTCATCTCGACCTTCTGA